In a single window of the Agromyces sp. H17E-10 genome:
- a CDS encoding ABC transporter permease yields the protein MKWLWSNLDLVWELTLVHLALSVPAIILSFVISVPIGWAAHRYRWSRGVLLSLCGLLYAIPSLALFIALPALTGLGLRSPFNLIIALTLYGIAVIVRTAADAFDAVDPDIRQSATALGYSAGRRFWGVELPLAGPVLLSGLRVVIVSTVSLATVGAVIGVQSLGSLFTDGFQRGIQAEIVTGIVMTIVVALVLDALAVLGGRLLLPWTRRGGAGSGRGQSVLVDEPDVVA from the coding sequence GTGAAGTGGCTCTGGTCGAACCTCGACCTGGTCTGGGAGCTGACGCTCGTGCACCTGGCTTTGTCGGTGCCCGCGATCATACTGAGCTTCGTGATCTCCGTTCCGATCGGCTGGGCGGCGCACCGCTACCGGTGGTCGCGCGGTGTGCTGCTCTCGCTGTGCGGGTTGCTGTACGCGATTCCGTCGCTCGCCCTGTTCATCGCGCTTCCCGCGCTCACCGGGCTCGGTCTGCGGTCACCGTTCAATCTGATCATCGCGCTCACGCTCTACGGCATCGCCGTCATCGTGCGCACCGCGGCGGATGCGTTCGACGCGGTCGATCCCGACATCCGGCAGTCGGCCACGGCGCTCGGGTACTCGGCCGGGCGCCGATTCTGGGGCGTCGAGCTCCCGCTCGCCGGGCCGGTGCTGCTCTCGGGCCTGCGCGTCGTGATCGTCAGCACGGTGAGCCTGGCGACGGTCGGCGCGGTGATCGGCGTCCAGAGCCTCGGCAGCCTCTTCACCGACGGCTTCCAGCGCGGCATCCAGGCCGAGATCGTGACCGGCATCGTCATGACCATCGTCGTCGCACTCGTGCTCGACGCGCTCGCGGTGCTCGGCGGGCGGCTGCTGCTTCCGTGGACGCGGCGCGGCGGGGCCGGGAGCGGCCGAGGGCAATCGGTGCTCGTCGACGAACCGGACGTGGTCGCATGA